In one window of Episyrphus balteatus chromosome 3, idEpiBalt1.1, whole genome shotgun sequence DNA:
- the LOC129914463 gene encoding nuclear pore complex protein DDB_G0274915, giving the protein MDNSSIRGRYSLSTTNLSSPIAESTCLNGLSSRSKFNWGEGTISSRSRNNSQSIVDQNNSTSKNSNGIPTKVSMSPSSRIDPRTYVDIHSNGLASRIVKYHDNSTRLNRSLSMTNLYNKPGQFPVVHLKKTEQQYKAKKTKNLSMTRIAAPEKSAFHGNTLSSILRSGSIVGLQKSDEEISRENRPILHPPPTENEMAPTRSVLEVLKEISRKRINSDEMDGTELTKKQCKEPEQDSTSNNGQRTQSKRQREITHPSTFNAQISPEQQVIKKRMCNYNNDILSSLSSSMASVNKKKMMDMQSQKRTASDVGGLNGSSTSFSDFEVSRSEKHRCIGNYEMQQPTTTKYTSVTPLPSAPIQNTNELDSNTRGGIVTRRASEPALTNTKPKLTLFNKDYDETPIINNNTYTKEDGELSGIQFVKPKKSSSISSGGTLLMEKTKKSKLALMLSGLKGELDEEDEVDSVIPKDDKQKITEPPVSTQITSVASVSNSTSLFSTPTITSVASSISITSKPTETIKPAIENSGVKTTETTDGLNSFAVTSTTSTVNPIPVLSSTSNTPAQVSLPAITTSVPVLSTTSTASTNPVAGGFSFGLLNTPKTATTSATSGLSLPSSSISQAIASPLTTSAVVSTPISASGTTSISGTKPFAFGAATTQASASATPSFSFGAPTTQSQTISSTKEPSIVSTFGSPLAITKPTDSAPAVFGQSSASLQPTFSFGSLAAAKTTTNTLTTGTASPATTSALTTNLGLQKSAWNASSISAPTNTNSINGIGSFGGENASLLPQPTTTLTSTSSTGGFSFGSASSTEAPKSLFGNVGPANTTSTNSNTTFSFSAAKTPANPTNTISAFTFGAGAPAPTQSPAAVQNTALTFGATAAPAASNVTPQNIFGNTANAKPSNTFAFGASAPSVPTQNSAFSFSSSDKTTAAVPAASNSVGGFAFNNPSVNFTPVAETNKNIFGTVAPAADPKPAFNFGSSTTTNQNTDKPVVFGASTNIFGTPATSGTPQSSAFTFGSSAGEVANQGAAPTNPFGSASTTMGTAAGSNSIFGAPSGVATLPQSSTFNFGASSSNIKPEASKPTGGFVFGSTSSIGSNASKPAVDMNKTFVFGDSNTTIKPALPSATSVFGGGSGTNNGINGTTENKMFSFGTPAAGGINNTFSTARPTVNPAPAFNFGAVAPANAAPTPNGNLFAPPQGQAPTDRVIKKATRRLHKT; this is encoded by the exons ATGGATAACTCTTCAATAAGAGGACGTTACAGTTTAAGTACAACAAATTTATCAAGTCCAATAGCTGAATCGacatgcctaaatggcctcag CTCGCGATCAAAATTCAACTGGGGTGAAGGAACCATAAGCTCCCGAAGTCGAAATAACTCACAATCTATTGTCGATCAAAATAATTCAACGTCTAAAAACtcaaatggcataccaactaaaGTTTCAATGTCACCATCATCCCGAATCGATCCAAG AACGTATGTTGACATACATAGCAATGGACTAGCATCAAGGATAGTTAAGTATCACGATAATAGTACTCGATTAAATCGAAGTCTGTCTATGACCAATTTATATAACAAACCCGGACAATTTCCAGTTgtgcatttgaaaaaaaccgaACAACAATATAAAGCAAAAAAGACAAAGAATCTTTCTATGACTAGAATAGCTGCTCCAG AAAAATCTGCCTTTCATGGAAATACACTTTCAAGTATATTGCGATCAGGCTCAATTGTGGGATTGCAAAAGAGCGATGAAGAAATATCTCGAGAAAATCGACCTATACTTCATCCTCCACCTACTGAAAATGAAATGGCTCCTACTAGGAGCGTCCTTgaagttttgaaagaaatttcacGAAAAAGAATCAATAGCGAT gaaATGGATGGAACCGAGCTAACAAAAAAGCAGTGCAAGGAACCAGAGCAAGATTCAACTTCAAACAATGGGCAACGTACACAAAGTAAACGGCAGCGTGAAATCACCCATCCTTCCACATTCAATGCTCAAATATCCCCCGAACAACAAGTGATAAAAAAACGTATGTGTAACTATAATAATGATATATTGAGTTCACTTAGTTCAAGCATGGCGAGtgtgaataagaaaaaaatgatggatatgcaatctcaaaaaagAACCGCATCCGATGTTGGTGGCCTGAATGGTTCAAGCACTAGTTTTTCTGACTTTGAAGTATCCCGTAGTGAAAAACATCGTTGTATTGGAAACTATGAAATGCAACAACCTACCACCACAAAATATACTTCTGTCACTCCGCTTCCTAGTGCACCAATTCAAAATACTAACGAATTAGATAGTAACACCAGAGGGGGAATTGTTACTAGAAGAGCTTCTGAACCAGCATTAACTAATACGAAGCCGAAGCTTACACTTTTCAATAAAGATTATGACGAAACACctattattaataataacacTTATACGAAAGAAGATGGAGAATTGAGTGGAATACAATTTGTTAAACCCAAAAAGAGCAGTTCAATTTCATCGGGTGGTACACTTTTAATGGAGAAgactaaaaaatcaaaactagcTCTGATGTTAAGTGGGCTAAAAGGTGAATTGGATGAAGAAGATGAAGTGGATTCTGTAATTCCAAAAGATGACAAACAGAAAATAACAGAGCCACCTGTAAGCACACAAATTACATCAGTTGCGAGTGTCTCTAATTCAACTAGTCTATTCTCAACACCAACTATTACTTCAGTGGCTTCGTCAATATCAATTACGAGTAAACCAACTGAAACAATTAAACCAGCTATTGAAAACTCTGGAGTAAAAACAACTGAAACAACTGATGGTTTGAACTCATTTGCGGTTACTTCAACTACCTCGACAGTAAACCCCATCCCGGTGTTATCTTCTACTTCAAATACACCTGCACAAGTATCTCTGCCAGCGATTACAACATCTGTTCCAGTACTTTCGACCACTTCAACTGCAAGTACGAACCCAGTTGCTGGAGGATTTAGCTTTGGTTTATTAAACACACCAAAGACAGCAACAACAAGTGCAACTTCAGGCCTTTCATTGCCGTCATCTTCAATATCACAAGCTATTGCCTCACCATTAACCACATCGGCAGTAGTTTCAACACCCATTTCTGCATCAGGAACGACTTCGATATCGGGTACGAAACCATTTGCATTTGGTGCAGCAACTACACAAGCTTCAGCATCTGCTACTCCTAGTTTTTCTTTTGGGGCTCCAACTACACAATCCCAAACAATTTCATCAACAAAAGAACCTTCAATTGTCAGTACATTTGGATCCCCGTTGGCTATTACTAAACCAACTGACTCTGCACCTGCAGTATTTGGACAATCTTCAGCTTCATTACAACCGACTTTTTCTTTTGGTTCGCTGGCAGCAGCAAAGACAACTACAAATACTTTGACAACAGGAACGGCTTCACCTGCAACCACAAGTGCATTAACAACAAATCTTGGTTTACAAAAAAGTGCTTGGAATGCATCATCAATATCCGCGCCTACAAATACAAACTCTATTAACGGTATCGGATCATTCGGAGgagaaaatgcatctttattaCCTCAACCAACCACAACATTAACTTCAACTAGTTCAACTGGAGGTTTTTCATTTGGCTCTGCTTCTTCGACTGAAGCTCCTAAATCCTTGTTTGGAAATGTAGGACCAGCAAATACAACATCAACAAACTCAAATACGACATTTTCATTTTCCGCTGCTAAAACTCCGGCCAACCCGACTAATACAATAAGTGCGTTTACCTTTGGAGCAGGTGCTCCAGCTCCGACTCAATCTCCAGCAGCTGTCCAAAATACAGCTCTTACATTTGGTGCTACTGCTGCTCCGGCTGCGAGTAATGTTACCccacaaaatatatttggtAACACAGCGAATGCCAAACCATCAAATACTTTTGCTTTTGGTGCATCTGCTCCTAGTGTACCTACTCAAAATAGcgcattttctttttcatctTCTGACAAGACTACGGCCGCCGTTCCTGCAGCTAGTAATTCAGTTGGAGGTTTTGCTTTCAATAATCCGTCTGTCAATTTTACTCCGGTGGCTGAaacgaacaaaaatatatttggaaCAGTTGCACCTGCAGCTGACCCGAAGCCAGCTTTCAATTTTGGTTCATCAACCACAACCAATCAAAACACAGATAAACCTGTAGTATTTGGTGCttctacaaatatttttggaacACCTGCTACCTCAGGCACACCACAGAGCTCTGCCTTTACTTTTGGTTCATCTGCTGGTGAAGTTGCAAATCAAGGAGCAGCACCTACAAATCCTTTTGGATCTGCATCAACTACCATGGGAACTGCTGCGGGATCGAATTCAATTTTCGGGGCACCATCAGGTGTTGCAACACTACCACAATCATCAACATTCAATTTCGGTGCAAGTTCTAGTAATATAAAACCAGAAGCTAGTAAGCCTACAGGTGGCTTCGTCTTTGGAAGCACTTCGTCAATTGGAAGTAATGCCTCAAAACCTGCTGTCGATATGAATAAAACATTTGTCTTTGGAGACAGCAATACAACTATCAAACCTGCTCTACCATCAGCAACAAGCGTTTTTGGTGGAGGTAGTGGGACAAACAATGGCATCAATGGAACtacagaaaataaaatgttctcATTTGGAACACCAGCTGCCGGTGGAATAAATAATACATTTTCTACTGCTCGCCCAACAGTGAATCCAGCACCAGCTTTCAATTTTGGAGCTGTAGCTCCAGCTAATGCAGCACCAACTCCAAATGGTAATTTGTTTGCCCCTCCACAAGGACAAGCACCAACTGATCGAGTCATCAAGAAAGCCACGCGACGCCTACACAAGACATAA
- the LOC129914344 gene encoding methyl-CpG-binding domain protein 3, with protein sequence MNPNITIERKRIECNSLPKGWQREEVLRKSGISAGKVDVYYYSPSGKKFDSKPQLARQLGDTIDISAFDFQSGKTIQSLPPPSISLHRCSSSSSSSLKRKYKSQFGSGVPQPPSAIPSPTIPPPSSTGGGGFVGSPSSSFSHSISATSSGSSSLPPSTLRQHLEFSRAFRTDVSLVPPIRQTASIFKQPVTVVRNHENGKVKHDLKNGNQEKPKQLFWEKRLEGLRACNITGEEFDNIELPRGIRSVGPNVDEQTVLQSVATALHVHNQPVTGQTSSKTELTKNSGAFLNPDQPLMQSIVISEDDIRRQEDRVSVARRKLQEALKI encoded by the exons ATGAATCCTAATATAACAATCGAACGAAAACGCATAGAATGCAACTCACTTCCCAAAGGATGGCAACGAGAAGAAGTCCTTCGCAAGTCTGGCATATCAGCCGGAAAAGTTGATGTTTATTATTAcag tcCCAGTGGTAAGAAATTTGATAGTAAACCCCAACTAGCACGACAACTAGGTGACACTATTGATATATCGGCATTTGACTTCCAATCTGGCAAGACCATACAAAGTCTGCCACCGCCGTCCATATCCTTGCATCGTTGTAGCAGCTCATCATCGAGCTCATTGAAACGCAAGTATAAATCTCAATTTGGATCAGGAGTGCCACAACCACCATCAGCGATTCCATCACCGACAATACCACCACCGTCATCGACCGGTGGGGGTGGATTTGTTGGATCACCATCCTCTAGTTTCTCCCATAGCATCTCAGCCACCAGTAGCGGTAGTTCCTCACTTCCACCATCGACTCTAAGACAACATCTTGAGTTCAG CCGTGCTTTTCGCACAGATGTATCTCTTGTACCTCCTATTAGACAGACAGCTTCTATATTTAAACAACCCGTTACTGTTGTCCGAAACCATGAAAATGGCAAAGTAAAACATGATCTTAAGAATGGCAATCAGGAGAAGCCAAAGCAACTTTTCTGGGAGAAACGTCTTGAAGGACTGCGGGCGTGCAATATTACAGGCGAAGAGTTTGACAACATTGAGCTGCCTCGTGGTATCAGATCGGTCGGACCAAATGTAGACGAGCAGACTGTGCTGCAGTCTGTAGCCACAGCTCTTCATGTGCATAATCAACCAGTTACTGGTCAAACATCTTCAAAGACGGAGCTTACAAAAAACTCTGGGGCTTTTTTGAATCCCGATCAACCGCTAATGCAGTCGATTGTAATATCGGAGGATGATATTCGACGTCAGGAGGATCGCGTCAGTGTTGCCAGACGAAAACTTCAAgaagctttaaaaatttaa